The Helicobacter pylori genome includes a window with the following:
- a CDS encoding hydantoinase B/oxoprolinase family protein has protein sequence MANLLKNGKTLKQARDEILARTEKTGHYNGLKKLEFKERDPIGYEKMFSKLRGGIVHARETAKRIAASPIVEQEGELCFTLYNAVGDSVLTSTGIIIHVGTMGSAIKYMVENNWEDNPGINDKDIFTNNDCAIGNVHPCDIMTLVPIFHDEKLIGWVGGVTHVIDTGSVTPGSMSTGQVQRFGDGYMITCRKTGANDESFKDWLHESQRSVRTPKYWILDERTRIAGCHMIRDLVMEVIKEDGIDSYMRFIDEVIEEGRRGLISRIKSMTIPGKYRKVAFVDVPYAHKDIGVCSEFAKLDTIMHSPVEITINKDATWKLDFDGASRWGWHSFNCNQVSFTSGIWVMMTQTLIPTSRINDGAYFATQFRLKKGTWMNPDDRRTGHAYAWHFLVSGWSALWRGLSQAYYSRGYLEEVNSGNANTSNWLQGGGINQDGEIHAVNSFETSSCGTGACAIKDGLNHAAAIWNPEGDMGDVEIWEMAEPLLYLGRNVKANTGGYGKYRGGNGFETLRMVWGAHDWTMFFMGNGYMNSDWGMMGGYPAASGYRFEAHNTDLKNRIKNNASLPLGGDFNPMDRDYEKHISHASQVKRDKQCITTENCFDNYDLYLNYIKGGPGFGDPIERDLNAILEDLNSKQLLPEYAYKVYGAIVSQNKDGVWVGDEAKTKARRKEILENRKARSIPVKEWMEQERNAILEKEASKQVKHMYATSFDLSPKFLSDFKTFWNLPKSWSVKEDELGVFTYGSKYRMDLSKLPDVRTVLLVDEK, from the coding sequence ATGGCAAATTTATTGAAAAACGGCAAAACTTTAAAACAAGCTAGAGATGAAATCCTAGCCAGGACAGAAAAAACAGGGCATTATAATGGTCTCAAAAAACTAGAGTTTAAGGAAAGAGATCCGATCGGTTATGAGAAGATGTTCTCTAAATTAAGAGGCGGTATCGTGCATGCCAGAGAAACAGCTAAAAGGATTGCTGCAAGCCCTATTGTTGAGCAAGAGGGGGAATTGTGCTTCACGCTTTATAACGCTGTGGGCGATAGCGTGCTGACTTCTACGGGTATCATTATCCATGTAGGCACTATGGGATCGGCCATCAAATACATGGTAGAGAATAATTGGGAAGATAACCCAGGCATCAATGACAAGGATATTTTCACCAATAACGACTGTGCGATTGGGAATGTGCACCCATGCGATATTATGACTCTTGTGCCTATTTTCCACGATGAAAAATTGATTGGGTGGGTAGGCGGTGTTACGCATGTGATTGATACCGGGTCGGTTACTCCAGGATCAATGAGCACTGGACAAGTTCAAAGATTTGGGGATGGATACATGATCACTTGCCGTAAGACAGGAGCGAACGATGAAAGCTTTAAAGATTGGTTGCATGAATCTCAAAGATCGGTTCGCACGCCTAAATATTGGATTCTAGATGAAAGGACTAGGATTGCAGGATGCCATATGATTAGGGATTTAGTGATGGAAGTCATTAAGGAAGATGGCATTGATTCTTACATGCGATTTATTGATGAGGTGATTGAAGAGGGGAGAAGAGGCCTTATCTCTAGGATCAAATCCATGACCATACCAGGCAAGTACAGGAAGGTAGCGTTTGTGGATGTGCCTTATGCGCATAAAGATATTGGCGTGTGCTCTGAATTTGCTAAGCTAGACACGATCATGCACTCTCCTGTGGAAATCACTATCAATAAAGACGCTACATGGAAATTGGATTTTGATGGCGCGTCTAGGTGGGGATGGCACTCTTTTAATTGCAACCAAGTGTCTTTCACTAGCGGTATTTGGGTGATGATGACTCAAACGCTGATACCCACTTCTCGCATCAACGATGGCGCTTATTTCGCCACTCAATTTAGGCTCAAAAAAGGGACTTGGATGAATCCAGATGACAGGCGCACCGGGCATGCTTATGCGTGGCATTTCTTGGTATCAGGCTGGAGCGCTTTGTGGAGAGGCTTGTCTCAAGCGTATTACAGCCGAGGGTATTTAGAAGAGGTCAATTCCGGGAACGCTAACACTTCCAATTGGCTGCAAGGCGGTGGTATCAACCAGGATGGAGAAATCCATGCGGTGAATAGCTTTGAGACGAGTTCTTGTGGGACTGGAGCTTGCGCGATAAAAGACGGCTTGAATCACGCAGCGGCTATTTGGAATCCAGAAGGCGATATGGGCGATGTTGAAATTTGGGAAATGGCAGAGCCTCTTCTTTATCTAGGCAGGAATGTCAAAGCCAATACCGGTGGGTATGGAAAATATCGAGGCGGTAACGGGTTTGAAACCTTAAGAATGGTGTGGGGAGCGCATGATTGGACCATGTTCTTTATGGGTAATGGCTATATGAACAGCGATTGGGGTATGATGGGGGGCTATCCAGCGGCTAGTGGCTATAGGTTTGAAGCGCACAACACCGACTTGAAAAACAGGATTAAAAATAACGCCAGCTTGCCTTTGGGGGGCGATTTTAACCCAATGGATAGAGATTATGAAAAGCACATTTCTCATGCATCTCAAGTCAAAAGGGATAAGCAATGCATCACCACCGAGAACTGCTTTGATAATTATGACTTGTATTTGAATTACATCAAAGGCGGTCCTGGATTTGGCGATCCGATTGAAAGGGATTTGAATGCGATTTTAGAAGATCTAAACAGCAAACAGCTATTGCCAGAATACGCTTACAAGGTTTATGGCGCGATTGTGAGCCAGAATAAAGACGGCGTGTGGGTCGGCGATGAAGCCAAAACGAAAGCCAGAAGAAAAGAAATTCTTGAAAACAGAAAGGCTAGATCCATCCCTGTAAAAGAATGGATGGAGCAAGAAAGAAACGCTATTCTTGAAAAAGAGGCTTCCAAACAAGTTAAGCACATGTATGCGACTAGCTTTGATCTCTCGCCTAAGTTTTTAAGCGATTTTAAAACATTCTGGAACTTGCCAAAGAGCTGGAGCGTGAAAGAAGATGAGCTTGGCGTATTCACCTATGGATCTAAATACAGGATGGATTTGAGCAAATTGCCTGATGTGCGCACAGTTCTGTTGGTTGATGAGAAATAA